In the genome of Bradyrhizobium sp. CIAT3101, one region contains:
- the recN gene encoding DNA repair protein RecN, whose amino-acid sequence MLARLSIRDIVLIERLDIEFATGLAVLTGETGAGKSILLDAFALALGGRGDAGLVRHGAEQGQVTAVFDIPKNHPATKILAENGLDDTGEMILRRVQLADGRTRAFINDQAISVQTLKAVGAALVEIHGQHDERALVDAATHRRLLDAFAGLEKDVAAVEALWDARRTANTELEEHRAGMERAAREADYLRHASDELKQLAPKDGEETSLASRRTTMMQGEKIASDLREAQEVVGGHNSPVAALSAAVRRLERRGVNSPALVEPAVRAIDIAINALEEADQHLQAALAATDFDPAELERIEERLFALRAASRKYSTPVDGLAALAARYAADVVLIDAGASRLKKLEQAAIEADARYAAAAQKLSAARQKSAEKLNKAVNAELAPLKLERAKFMTQVATDEAAPGPQGFDRVEFWVQTNPGTKAGPMMKVASGGELSRFLLALKVVLSDRGSAPTLVFDEIDTGVGGAVADAIGGRLARLAGKVQVMAVTHAPQVAARAGQHLLISKDAMDKGKRVATRVNALAADHRREEIARMLAGAEITAEARAAADRLLKAATA is encoded by the coding sequence CTGCTCGATGCATTTGCACTGGCGCTCGGTGGCCGCGGCGACGCCGGCCTCGTGCGCCATGGCGCGGAGCAGGGGCAGGTCACCGCCGTCTTCGATATCCCGAAGAATCACCCCGCGACGAAAATTCTGGCTGAGAACGGGCTCGACGACACCGGCGAAATGATTCTCCGCCGCGTCCAGCTCGCCGACGGTCGCACCCGCGCCTTCATCAACGACCAGGCGATCAGCGTGCAGACGCTGAAGGCGGTCGGCGCAGCGTTGGTCGAGATCCACGGCCAACATGACGAGCGCGCGCTGGTCGATGCCGCCACCCATCGCCGCCTGCTCGATGCCTTTGCCGGCCTCGAAAAGGATGTCGCAGCCGTCGAAGCGCTCTGGGATGCGCGCCGCACCGCCAACACCGAGCTGGAAGAGCATCGCGCCGGCATGGAGCGGGCCGCGCGTGAGGCCGACTATCTGCGCCACGCCTCCGACGAGCTGAAGCAGCTCGCACCGAAGGACGGCGAGGAGACCTCGCTCGCCTCGCGCCGTACCACCATGATGCAGGGCGAGAAGATCGCCTCCGATCTGCGCGAGGCGCAGGAGGTCGTCGGCGGTCATAATTCGCCGGTCGCGGCGCTGTCGGCCGCGGTACGCAGGCTGGAACGCCGTGGCGTCAATTCGCCGGCGCTGGTCGAGCCCGCGGTGAGGGCGATCGACATCGCGATCAATGCGCTCGAGGAGGCCGATCAGCATCTCCAGGCGGCCTTGGCTGCGACCGACTTCGATCCGGCCGAGCTCGAACGCATCGAGGAGCGGTTGTTCGCCTTGCGCGCCGCCTCGCGTAAATATTCGACGCCGGTCGATGGCCTGGCCGCACTTGCCGCCAGATATGCCGCCGACGTCGTGCTGATCGATGCCGGTGCCTCGCGCCTGAAGAAGCTGGAGCAGGCCGCGATCGAGGCCGATGCACGTTATGCGGCGGCTGCGCAAAAGCTCTCCGCGGCGCGGCAGAAATCGGCCGAGAAGCTCAACAAGGCCGTCAATGCCGAGCTCGCCCCGCTCAAGCTCGAACGCGCGAAATTCATGACGCAAGTCGCCACCGACGAGGCCGCACCGGGCCCGCAAGGCTTCGATCGCGTCGAGTTCTGGGTGCAGACCAATCCAGGCACCAAGGCGGGGCCGATGATGAAGGTCGCCTCCGGCGGCGAGCTGTCGCGCTTCCTGCTGGCGCTCAAGGTCGTGCTGTCCGACCGTGGCTCGGCGCCGACGCTGGTCTTCGACGAGATCGACACGGGTGTTGGTGGCGCTGTCGCGGACGCCATCGGAGGGCGCCTGGCGCGGCTCGCCGGCAAGGTGCAGGTGATGGCCGTGACCCACGCTCCGCAGGTCGCCGCCCGCGCCGGCCAGCATCTCTTGATCTCCAAGGATGCGATGGACAAGGGCAAGCGCGTCGCCACCCGCGTCAACGCGCTGGCCGCCGACCACCGCCGTGAGGAAATTGCCCGCATGCTCGCCGGCGCCGAGATCACGGCGGAGGCGAGGGCGGCTGCCGACCGGCTGCTCAAGGCGGCGACGGCCTAG
- the ligA gene encoding NAD-dependent DNA ligase LigA codes for MARAAKSKPLRDVADLTKAQAKVEHMRLSLEIEGHNERYYQDDAPTVTDAEYDALRHRLDAIEKRFPEFVSRDSPSQKVGAAPSGRFRKVRHSVPMLSLDNAFADEDVRDFVGRIVRFLKLDDDKINFSAEPKIDGLSMSLRYEGGELVTAATRGDGAEGEDVTANIRTLEDVPQKLKGRNIPDICEVRGEVYMTKKAFLALNERQKAAGDTVFANPRNSAAGSLRQKDPTITASRPLGFFAYAWGEMSAMPEDTQSSMIHWFERCGFKTNPLTKLCHSVEELIAFHQSIEEERAELDYDIDGVVYKVDRIDWQERLGFVSRTPRWGIAHKFPAERALTVLRDIEIQVGRTGSFTPVGKLEPIGVGGVIVQNVTLHNGDYIKGIGNKGEVLREGRDIRIGDTVVVQRAGDVIPQIVDVVLDKRPKSAKEFAFPKKCPCPLHTDVVRGETAAGEEESRARCTGEFACPYQKIEHLKLFVSRRAFDIDGLGEKQLQYFFDEGWVREPADIFTLEKRNSKLKLEEIEGYGATSVRNLFGAIESRRKIALERFVYALGMRHVGETTALALARGYGSWDAFHDACLKVAKGDEEAMAEMDALDQIGDTVIKSIADYFGESHNRGIVERLTKEVEIVDAEKPKSNSAVAGKTVVFTGSLEKMTRDEAKATAERLGAKVSGSVSKKTDLVVAGPGAGSKLADANKHGVKVLTEDEWLTLIGE; via the coding sequence ATGGCAAGAGCAGCAAAATCGAAACCGCTTCGCGACGTTGCCGACCTCACCAAGGCGCAGGCCAAGGTCGAGCATATGCGGCTGTCGCTCGAGATCGAGGGACACAACGAGCGCTACTATCAGGACGACGCGCCGACGGTGACCGACGCCGAATACGACGCCCTGCGTCACCGCCTCGATGCGATCGAAAAACGCTTTCCGGAATTCGTCAGTAGGGACTCGCCCTCACAGAAAGTCGGTGCGGCGCCGTCCGGGCGTTTCAGGAAGGTGCGGCACTCTGTTCCGATGCTGTCGCTCGATAACGCCTTTGCCGACGAGGACGTGCGCGACTTCGTCGGCCGCATCGTGCGCTTCCTCAAGCTCGACGACGACAAGATCAATTTCTCGGCCGAGCCGAAGATCGACGGCCTGTCGATGTCGCTGCGCTACGAGGGCGGCGAACTCGTCACGGCGGCGACGCGCGGCGACGGTGCGGAAGGCGAGGACGTCACCGCCAACATCCGCACGCTCGAGGACGTGCCGCAGAAGCTCAAGGGCCGCAACATCCCTGATATCTGCGAGGTGCGCGGCGAGGTCTATATGACCAAGAAGGCGTTCCTCGCGCTCAACGAACGGCAGAAGGCGGCCGGCGACACCGTTTTCGCCAATCCGCGCAACTCGGCTGCAGGCTCGTTGCGTCAGAAGGATCCGACCATCACCGCATCGCGTCCGCTCGGCTTCTTCGCCTATGCCTGGGGCGAGATGAGCGCGATGCCCGAGGATACGCAGAGCAGCATGATCCACTGGTTCGAGCGCTGCGGCTTCAAGACCAATCCCTTGACGAAACTCTGTCACTCCGTCGAGGAGCTGATCGCGTTCCACCAGAGTATCGAGGAAGAACGCGCAGAGCTCGACTATGATATCGACGGCGTCGTCTACAAGGTTGACCGCATCGACTGGCAGGAGCGGCTCGGTTTCGTCTCGCGCACGCCGCGTTGGGGCATCGCGCACAAATTCCCGGCCGAGCGCGCCCTGACGGTGCTCCGCGATATCGAGATCCAGGTCGGCCGCACCGGCTCGTTCACACCAGTCGGCAAGCTCGAGCCGATCGGCGTCGGCGGCGTGATCGTGCAGAATGTCACGCTGCACAACGGGGACTACATCAAGGGTATCGGCAACAAGGGCGAGGTGCTGCGCGAGGGGCGCGATATCAGGATCGGCGATACCGTCGTGGTCCAGCGCGCCGGCGACGTGATCCCGCAGATCGTCGACGTCGTCCTCGACAAGCGGCCGAAGAGCGCCAAGGAATTCGCCTTCCCGAAGAAGTGCCCGTGCCCGCTGCATACCGATGTCGTGCGCGGGGAGACGGCCGCTGGTGAGGAGGAATCACGCGCCCGCTGCACCGGCGAATTCGCCTGCCCCTATCAGAAGATCGAGCATCTCAAGCTGTTCGTGTCGCGGCGCGCCTTCGACATTGATGGCCTCGGCGAGAAGCAGCTTCAGTATTTCTTCGACGAAGGATGGGTCAGGGAGCCCGCCGACATCTTCACGCTGGAGAAGCGCAATTCGAAGCTCAAGCTCGAGGAGATCGAGGGTTACGGCGCGACCTCGGTGCGCAATCTGTTCGGTGCGATCGAGAGCCGGCGCAAAATCGCGCTGGAGCGCTTCGTCTATGCGCTCGGCATGCGGCATGTCGGCGAAACCACGGCGCTTGCGCTGGCGCGCGGCTACGGCTCCTGGGATGCCTTCCACGATGCCTGCCTCAAGGTCGCCAAGGGCGACGAAGAGGCGATGGCGGAGATGGACGCGCTCGACCAGATCGGCGACACCGTGATCAAGAGCATCGCCGATTATTTCGGCGAGAGCCACAATCGCGGCATTGTCGAGCGGCTGACCAAGGAGGTCGAGATCGTCGATGCCGAGAAGCCGAAGAGCAACTCCGCCGTCGCCGGCAAGACGGTGGTGTTCACGGGCTCGCTGGAGAAGATGACACGCGACGAGGCCAAGGCGACCGCGGAGCGATTGGGCGCCAAGGTCTCGGGCTCGGTGTCGAAGAAGACCGATCTCGTCGTCGCCGGTCCCGGCGCGGGCTCGAAGCTCGCGGACGCCAATAAGCACGGCGTCAAGGTGCTGACGGAGGACGAGTGGCTGACGCTGATCGGGGAGTGA